The sequence GAGAATCGATTAGAGCGTTTCCAAGTGCGGTTCGACGCACGTGACCGTTTGGCCTCGTTTAGCCTGTTGTCGATGACTCAAGCATTAGAGTTATCGAGTATTGGTCACTCCTTTTATAAAAAAGAAGCAGTGATTATCCGATTATTTAATCCTACGGATTCGGAAGTCGACCTTGATTTAAATGCGTTTGGGCAATTCAAACAAATAGAGTTGGTGGATTACCGAGAACAGCCAAAATTGTACACAGGTTCTGGAATCGATACTGGTGGACAGAGCTGTGTTGTGAAGCCCAACAACAGTATTGATGTACGCGTAACGTTTAACGTTGCTCGATAAGGATTAAGAACATGATTGAACAAATGATTTTCAATAAAGTTGCTGATATTTATGGCAAAGAGCATGCAAATTCAATTACTAAAGAGATCTTAGCCTTAATTGAGAAATGGAAACCAAGCGCTCCGCAATACGCACCGTGGGTGGATGAACATACATCTTACTTGATTACTTACGGTGACAGCTTTGCTCGTAACGATGAAAAAACGTTGAGTAGCATGAAGATTTTTGCTGATAAGTACCTAAAAGGTTCAATCAGCAACATCCATATTTTACCTATGTTTCCGTACACTTCTGATGATGGCTTTAGTGTGGTCGATTATCGAAAAGTCGACGAGAAATTAGGCGGCTGGGAACATCTCAATGCCTTGTCTGAGAACTTTGATTTGATGTACGACTGCGTGATCAATCACATCTCAAAAAGCAGTGATTGGTTTCAAAGTTACTTAGCGGGCGATACGCAATACCAAGATTACTTTGTTGAGTCTGACCCAAGCCTGGACTACTCGAGTGTTACGCGCCCCCGCGCCTTACCGCTCCTGACACCGTTTAGTAAGGCTTCGGGTGAGACATCTCATGTGTGGACTACCTTCTCTGAAGACCAAATTGACATTAACTTCCGTAGCCCGAAAGTGTTGCTAGAAAGTATCGATATTTTATTGATGTATGCAGTAAACGGTGGCCGTTCAATACGCCTAGATGCCATTGGCTTTATTTGGAAAGTGTTAAATACCACGTGTATTCATTTGCCGGAAGCGCATCAGATTATCCAGCTATGGCGAATCATCTTTGATGAGACGGTTCCTGGCGCGTTATTGATCACTGAAACGAATGTGCCACACAAAGAAAACATTTCTTACTTTGGGCAAGGCAATGAAGCGCACATGGTGTACCAATTTCCGCTTCCTCCTTTGACGCTGCATGCTTTCATGAGTCAAAACAGTTCTGTATTGACTGAACGGGCGAAAGGCCTAACCGAAGAAGCGATGGCCTCACTGCAGCAAGGGAATAAGACAACTTACTTTAATTTCCTTGCGAGTCATGACGGTGTCGGTGTTCGCCCAACGGAAGGGATTCTGACCAACGAAGATCGCTTGTTGATGTGTGAACAGGTTGAGCGTAAAGGTGGCCGAGTAAACTATAAAAACAATAGTGATGGCTCTCAGTCTCCTTATGAATTGAATATCAATTATTTAAGTGCGTTAACTGAAGCTTCCGATAGTGAGGATGACAAAGCGAGAAAATTCTTGGCGGCTCAATCTATCTTGCTTTCATTTATTGGTGTGCCTGCCATTTATTATCACAGTTTATTGGGTAGTGAGAATGATATTAACGGAATGGTTGAATCAGGTATTAACCGCAGAATCAATCGTGAGAAGTTCGATTTAGATGAGTTAGAGGCGGAGTTAGCAGAAGCTGGTTCACTGCGCCAACAAGTTTACAGTCAAATGGTTGAGTTGGTGAGGTTGCGTAAAACTCAACCTGCATTTTCCCCACTTGCGAACCAAAAAGTTCTGTCACTAGGTGACAAGGTGTTTGCATTACAGCGCGGCGAAGGAGATGAATCCATTCGTTTCGTTTTGAACTTAAGTGAGGCGCCGCAAGAGATTTGCCTTGATGCTGGTGGTTATGACTTGATTAGTCGTGAACAGTTAACAAGTGTCTTTACATTGAAACCGTATCAATTTGTTTGGCTAAAGAGTCATAAGGAATAGCGCATGAAACTATCTAACCTAACATCTGAAAACTTGATTCTATTAGATGCGGTATTTGACGATCGATTCGCAGCGATTCAAGCACTGACTGATAAAATTGACCAAGCAGGTAAGTTGACCAATAAACAAC is a genomic window of Vibrio crassostreae containing:
- a CDS encoding alpha-amylase family glycosyl hydrolase, translating into MIEQMIFNKVADIYGKEHANSITKEILALIEKWKPSAPQYAPWVDEHTSYLITYGDSFARNDEKTLSSMKIFADKYLKGSISNIHILPMFPYTSDDGFSVVDYRKVDEKLGGWEHLNALSENFDLMYDCVINHISKSSDWFQSYLAGDTQYQDYFVESDPSLDYSSVTRPRALPLLTPFSKASGETSHVWTTFSEDQIDINFRSPKVLLESIDILLMYAVNGGRSIRLDAIGFIWKVLNTTCIHLPEAHQIIQLWRIIFDETVPGALLITETNVPHKENISYFGQGNEAHMVYQFPLPPLTLHAFMSQNSSVLTERAKGLTEEAMASLQQGNKTTYFNFLASHDGVGVRPTEGILTNEDRLLMCEQVERKGGRVNYKNNSDGSQSPYELNINYLSALTEASDSEDDKARKFLAAQSILLSFIGVPAIYYHSLLGSENDINGMVESGINRRINREKFDLDELEAELAEAGSLRQQVYSQMVELVRLRKTQPAFSPLANQKVLSLGDKVFALQRGEGDESIRFVLNLSEAPQEICLDAGGYDLISREQLTSVFTLKPYQFVWLKSHKE